The following coding sequences lie in one Tichowtungia aerotolerans genomic window:
- a CDS encoding ZIP family metal transporter produces MQSFSLMNPVLQALLATLFTWGVTALGAAPVFFAKSINQKLMDGLLGMAAGVMIAASYWSLLAPAIEMSHGSWIPATTGFIGGGAFLYVLDKILPHLHPGMAMKDAEGIHTGWQRSVLLVLAITLHNIPEGLAVGVAFGAVAANINGASLGGAIALAVGIGIQNFPEGTAVAMPLRREGLSRFKSFWYGQLSGAVEPMAGVLGAWAVITMRPILPYALAFAAGAMIFVCVEELIPEAQRKGNTDFATLGAIFGFAIMMTLDVALG; encoded by the coding sequence ATGCAATCTTTCAGTTTAATGAATCCGGTTTTGCAGGCGTTGCTGGCGACTCTTTTCACATGGGGAGTCACCGCACTCGGCGCCGCGCCTGTTTTCTTTGCCAAATCGATCAACCAGAAGCTGATGGACGGCCTGCTCGGCATGGCCGCCGGCGTCATGATTGCCGCCAGCTACTGGTCTTTGCTCGCTCCGGCAATTGAAATGTCGCACGGAAGCTGGATCCCGGCGACCACAGGATTTATCGGCGGGGGTGCATTTCTCTATGTGCTGGATAAAATCCTGCCGCATCTGCATCCCGGAATGGCAATGAAAGATGCGGAAGGAATCCATACCGGCTGGCAGCGCAGCGTGCTCCTCGTGCTGGCCATCACCCTGCACAATATTCCGGAAGGCCTGGCGGTCGGCGTCGCATTCGGGGCCGTGGCCGCCAACATCAACGGAGCCTCTCTGGGCGGAGCCATCGCCCTGGCGGTCGGAATCGGAATCCAGAATTTTCCGGAAGGAACCGCCGTCGCCATGCCGCTGCGCCGTGAAGGACTCAGCCGGTTCAAAAGCTTTTGGTACGGTCAGCTCTCCGGAGCTGTGGAGCCCATGGCCGGGGTGCTGGGAGCCTGGGCGGTGATTACCATGCGCCCGATTCTCCCCTATGCGCTCGCGTTTGCGGCCGGAGCCATGATTTTTGTGTGTGTCGAAGAGCTCATTCCGGAAGCGCAGCGCAAAGGAAATACAGACTTCGCAACACTGGGCGCCATTTTCGGATTCGCTATTATGATGACGCTCGACGTCGCCCTGGGCTGA
- a CDS encoding YifB family Mg chelatase-like AAA ATPase, giving the protein MLAKVFSGAVYGVDAYTVEIEVNSGHGEPKTLIVGLPDAAVKESEHRVNTALLNSGFMPPKGRVTINLAPASIKKEGPSFDLPIALGMLAAESDILPDLLSRACILGELALSGEVRKVRGILPITLAARDAGRKAIIVPAENAEEAGVVDGIKVFAVKNLREAADFLNLDLKLNPHEVDLSETFREHNRYLADFEDVKGQEYAKRAIEVAVAGSHNILMIGSPGTGKTMLAKRVPSILPPMTLEEALETTKIHSIAGKLGSHESLIATRPFHAPHHTVSDAGLLGGGTHPVPGAVSLAHNGVLFLDELPEFNRNVLEVLRQPLEDGEVTIARAAASVTFPCRFMLVAAMNPTPDGYFPDDPRSTSTPRQIQAYQNKISGPLLDRIDIHIEVPAVDYQKLAGLEKGERSGSIRERIIAARRIQQARYADDPHIHCNADMQPKHSRKYCRIEEDASHLLKTAVAQMNFSARAYDRILKVARTIADLSGTDAIGTAHIAEAIQYRTLDRTAQ; this is encoded by the coding sequence ATGCTGGCAAAGGTGTTTTCGGGAGCGGTGTACGGCGTGGATGCGTACACGGTGGAGATCGAGGTCAACAGCGGCCACGGCGAACCGAAAACGCTGATCGTTGGACTTCCAGATGCAGCGGTAAAAGAGAGCGAGCACCGAGTCAACACCGCCCTGCTCAACTCCGGATTCATGCCGCCCAAGGGGCGGGTGACGATCAATCTGGCCCCGGCGAGCATTAAGAAGGAAGGTCCCAGTTTTGACCTGCCGATTGCGCTCGGCATGCTGGCAGCCGAAAGCGATATCCTGCCCGATCTGCTGAGTCGCGCGTGCATCCTCGGCGAGCTGGCGCTTTCAGGCGAAGTGCGCAAAGTGCGCGGCATCCTGCCGATTACGCTGGCGGCGCGCGATGCGGGCCGCAAGGCGATTATCGTTCCGGCGGAAAACGCTGAAGAGGCGGGGGTCGTAGACGGCATCAAAGTGTTTGCGGTGAAAAACCTGCGCGAAGCGGCCGATTTTCTAAACCTGGATCTGAAACTCAATCCGCATGAGGTCGATCTGAGCGAAACCTTCCGTGAACACAACCGTTATCTGGCCGACTTCGAGGATGTGAAAGGACAGGAATACGCCAAGCGCGCCATCGAGGTGGCGGTGGCTGGAAGCCATAATATTCTGATGATTGGGAGTCCAGGTACCGGAAAAACCATGCTGGCCAAGCGGGTTCCGTCCATCCTGCCGCCGATGACTCTTGAGGAAGCGCTGGAAACCACCAAGATTCACAGTATTGCAGGAAAACTCGGGTCGCACGAGTCGCTGATCGCCACACGACCGTTCCATGCGCCGCACCATACAGTATCGGACGCCGGACTGCTCGGCGGCGGAACGCATCCGGTGCCCGGCGCGGTGAGTCTGGCGCACAACGGCGTGCTGTTTCTCGACGAGCTGCCGGAGTTTAACCGCAACGTGCTCGAAGTCCTGCGCCAGCCGCTCGAGGACGGCGAGGTGACGATTGCGCGCGCCGCGGCGAGCGTCACCTTTCCCTGCCGTTTTATGCTGGTGGCGGCGATGAATCCGACGCCGGACGGATATTTTCCGGATGATCCGCGCTCCACGTCGACGCCGCGCCAGATTCAGGCCTATCAGAACAAGATTTCCGGTCCGCTGCTCGACCGAATCGATATTCACATTGAAGTGCCCGCCGTCGACTACCAGAAACTGGCCGGACTCGAAAAAGGCGAGCGGTCCGGAAGCATTCGCGAACGGATTATTGCCGCACGCAGAATCCAGCAGGCGCGCTATGCCGATGATCCGCACATCCATTGCAATGCAGACATGCAGCCGAAGCATTCGCGCAAATACTGCCGAATAGAAGAGGATGCCTCGCACCTGCTGAAAACCGCCGTCGCCCAGATGAACTTCAGCGCCCGCGCCTATGACCGTATCCTGAAGGTCGCCCGCACGATCGCCGACCTCTCCGGCACAGACGCCATCGGCACCGCACATATTGCCGAAGCGATCCAATACCGAACGCTCGACCGGACGGCCCAATAA
- a CDS encoding FprA family A-type flavoprotein, translated as MDSYIPLREDIFWVGANDRYTSLFEGLWPLPHGVCYNSYVILDEKTALMDTVKVQSEQDFLGKVKGLIKDGRKLDYLIVNHMEPDHSGAIQALLSLWPELIIIGNEKTARFLESFYGITNNVQVIKGGDTLSLGKHVLQFHLIPMVHWPETMVTYDTTDKILFSADAFGGFGAMTGGIFDDELDLDFYEDEILRYFSNIVGKYSMMVQKAIAKLGGLDIQMIAPTHGPIWRTNPGHIIEKYDRWSRHEAERGVALIYGSMYGNTEKMMEAVARGLSEEDVSRVRIHNVSTTHLSFLIRDAWRYKGLILGGPTYDTGLFPPMQFLIDMLQRKMLRNRTLGLFGSFTWSGGGVNSLVKFAEEGSWNLIEPVVECRSCPTAIDINQCVELGRNIAKAIKA; from the coding sequence ATGGATTCATACATTCCGCTGCGTGAAGATATTTTCTGGGTCGGAGCCAACGATCGTTATACCTCTCTGTTCGAAGGACTGTGGCCGCTGCCGCACGGCGTCTGCTACAACTCCTACGTGATTCTGGACGAGAAAACCGCATTAATGGATACTGTGAAAGTTCAGAGTGAGCAGGACTTTCTGGGTAAAGTAAAGGGACTGATTAAAGACGGTCGGAAACTCGACTACCTGATTGTCAACCATATGGAGCCGGACCACTCGGGAGCCATCCAGGCCCTGCTCTCCCTCTGGCCGGAACTGATCATCATCGGAAACGAAAAAACCGCCCGTTTCCTGGAAAGCTTCTACGGCATCACGAACAACGTCCAGGTGATTAAAGGCGGCGACACGCTGTCTCTCGGGAAACACGTCCTGCAGTTCCACCTGATCCCGATGGTGCACTGGCCGGAAACCATGGTCACCTATGACACAACCGATAAAATTCTTTTCTCGGCCGATGCTTTCGGCGGCTTTGGCGCCATGACCGGCGGCATTTTTGACGACGAGCTGGATCTCGATTTCTACGAAGATGAAATCCTCCGCTACTTTTCCAACATCGTCGGGAAATATTCAATGATGGTGCAAAAAGCCATCGCCAAACTCGGCGGACTGGATATTCAGATGATTGCGCCGACTCACGGACCGATCTGGCGCACGAACCCCGGCCACATTATTGAAAAATATGACCGCTGGAGCCGCCATGAAGCCGAAAGAGGAGTCGCCTTAATTTATGGGTCCATGTATGGAAACACAGAAAAAATGATGGAAGCCGTCGCGCGCGGTCTGTCCGAAGAAGATGTATCCCGAGTACGAATCCATAATGTTTCGACCACGCACCTCTCCTTCCTGATCCGTGATGCGTGGCGCTATAAGGGGTTGATCCTCGGCGGGCCGACCTATGACACCGGCCTGTTCCCGCCGATGCAGTTCCTGATCGATATGCTACAGCGTAAAATGCTCAGGAACCGTACACTGGGACTGTTCGGCTCCTTCACGTGGTCCGGCGGCGGCGTCAACTCGCTGGTGAAATTTGCGGAAGAAGGCAGTTGGAACCTGATCGAACCGGTGGTTGAATGCCGCTCCTGCCCGACTGCGATCGATATCAATCAGTGCGTGGAACTGGGCCGGAACATTGCAAAGGCAATCAAAGCATAA
- a CDS encoding 3'-5' exonuclease: MEFIAFDLETTGIQPKTDAVVEIGAVRFDGAEPIGTFCTLINPGRPIPPEASAVNGISDEMVAEQPAIETVLADLAEFCGDLPLVAHNAPFDFKFLLNAVETHKAKAPSGIVLDSCALARVVFPGMINYKLGTLVQHFGFPSGNFHRAEVDSVYCGQLFAKTVESLEKGGQSATVPALLELTKQTLMKFPQYADQPQQLGLF; this comes from the coding sequence ATGGAATTTATAGCGTTCGATTTAGAAACAACAGGAATTCAGCCGAAGACGGATGCGGTCGTTGAAATTGGTGCGGTACGGTTCGATGGGGCAGAGCCGATTGGGACCTTTTGTACGCTCATTAACCCGGGGCGCCCGATTCCGCCGGAAGCTTCCGCAGTCAACGGGATCAGCGATGAAATGGTTGCGGAACAGCCAGCTATAGAAACGGTGCTGGCGGATCTTGCTGAGTTCTGCGGCGACTTGCCGTTAGTGGCTCATAATGCGCCGTTTGATTTCAAGTTTCTGCTCAACGCGGTTGAAACGCATAAAGCGAAAGCTCCGTCGGGGATTGTGCTCGACAGCTGCGCTCTTGCCCGGGTCGTCTTCCCCGGCATGATCAACTACAAGCTCGGCACCCTTGTTCAGCACTTCGGGTTTCCTTCCGGTAATTTTCACCGGGCGGAGGTCGACAGCGTTTATTGCGGACAGCTGTTTGCAAAAACGGTTGAGTCGCTCGAAAAGGGAGGGCAGTCTGCGACGGTTCCCGCATTGCTCGAATTGACCAAACAAACGCTCATGAAATTTCCGCAATATGCGGACCAGCCTCAGCAGCTGGGACTTTTTTAA
- a CDS encoding TolC family protein — MKIIYLTATLAICGQLAAQTNGVLTWDQCLKETKTYSPNMISAKAAVRELQHNVVAATAGFLPQINASAKHTKSGSRADDSASKEQDSTSAGLSLSQSLYSGGANTARREQALIRLNIGKEQYRATLSDIEQQARLAYIDVLYAQELIDLTRKITDRRANNVRLIQLRFDGGRENAGSLARSKAQLKEAEFEEREAHRSLDYALKNLSAAIGRIEPIAGVAGALSFTSPDPLANLQVLTRQTPNYLIAEKQVESARQGLTVTRSERFPSIKLSASTGLAGEQDLRDESWSMGVSASIPLFTGRRLTSEVLAANEQVIQTEMDLIDTGNSIMASLQGTWNNYTDAVEYAEVQKTLLDAEVLRAEISTAKYKQGLLDYEDWDIIESNLISQNKLHLQRQRAAAVQEANWRNALGQSVWATTEESN; from the coding sequence ATGAAAATCATCTATCTGACGGCAACCCTTGCAATATGCGGGCAGCTTGCCGCCCAGACCAACGGCGTTCTGACATGGGACCAATGCCTTAAGGAAACCAAAACCTACAGCCCGAACATGATTTCCGCCAAGGCCGCCGTGCGGGAACTGCAGCATAATGTGGTTGCCGCAACCGCCGGGTTTCTGCCTCAGATTAACGCCTCTGCAAAACACACCAAATCCGGCAGCAGGGCCGATGATTCCGCATCAAAAGAACAGGACAGCACCTCGGCCGGATTGAGTCTGTCGCAGTCGCTTTACTCCGGCGGTGCCAACACGGCCAGACGAGAACAGGCCCTGATCAGGCTGAATATCGGGAAGGAACAGTACCGGGCAACTCTTTCCGATATTGAGCAGCAGGCCCGGCTGGCCTATATCGATGTTCTATATGCTCAGGAGCTGATTGATCTGACCCGAAAAATTACCGATCGTCGCGCCAACAACGTGCGACTGATCCAGCTGCGCTTTGACGGCGGACGGGAAAACGCCGGATCGCTGGCACGCAGCAAGGCCCAGCTGAAAGAGGCGGAGTTTGAAGAGCGGGAAGCCCACCGATCTCTGGATTACGCCCTGAAAAACCTTTCGGCAGCCATTGGCCGGATTGAGCCGATCGCCGGAGTCGCCGGTGCATTGTCTTTTACCAGTCCGGATCCGCTTGCCAACCTGCAGGTGCTGACCCGGCAAACGCCGAATTATCTCATTGCCGAAAAACAGGTGGAGTCAGCCCGGCAGGGACTGACTGTGACGCGCAGCGAACGCTTCCCCTCAATCAAATTAAGCGCGTCCACCGGACTTGCCGGAGAACAGGACCTGCGGGATGAAAGCTGGAGTATGGGTGTGAGCGCATCGATTCCGCTGTTCACCGGACGTCGGCTGACCAGCGAAGTCCTGGCTGCCAACGAGCAGGTGATTCAGACGGAAATGGATCTGATCGACACCGGCAATTCCATCATGGCCTCGTTACAGGGCACCTGGAACAATTACACCGATGCCGTGGAATACGCCGAGGTGCAGAAAACCCTGCTGGATGCAGAAGTTCTCCGTGCCGAGATTTCAACGGCCAAGTACAAACAGGGCCTGCTGGATTATGAAGACTGGGACATAATCGAAAGCAACCTGATTTCCCAAAACAAACTGCATCTGCAGCGGCAGCGGGCCGCTGCCGTACAGGAGGCGAACTGGCGTAATGCACTGGGACAAAGCGTCTGGGCAACCACCGAGGAAAGTAACTGA
- a CDS encoding arsenate reductase/protein-tyrosine-phosphatase family protein — MFCFRKKFHLLVVCTANRTRSAYFEGYLRNYLKKYRPEALKKLKISSAGTRAVSGGRVNDVVALIAHKNGFSLREHTASPLTAKTVKAADLILVMEQVHKDQMLKKFPEAEEKVFRLMEYGWQGDEEPEKLDVPDPTGKNADDFREFINTAHAEADRLLHELVHREII; from the coding sequence ATGTTTTGTTTCCGTAAAAAATTCCATTTGCTGGTTGTTTGTACCGCTAATCGCACACGAAGCGCCTATTTTGAAGGATATCTGCGGAATTATCTCAAGAAATACCGGCCCGAAGCCCTGAAAAAGCTGAAGATTTCTTCTGCCGGAACCCGGGCGGTTTCCGGCGGCCGGGTGAATGATGTGGTTGCTTTGATTGCCCATAAGAACGGATTCAGCCTGCGCGAACATACCGCAAGCCCTCTGACAGCCAAAACGGTGAAGGCGGCCGACCTGATTCTGGTGATGGAACAGGTTCACAAAGATCAGATGTTAAAAAAATTTCCAGAGGCAGAAGAAAAGGTGTTTCGTCTGATGGAATACGGTTGGCAGGGCGATGAGGAACCCGAAAAACTCGATGTACCGGACCCGACAGGTAAAAATGCCGATGATTTCAGGGAGTTTATTAACACCGCTCATGCTGAAGCGGATCGTCTGCTTCACGAACTGGTTCATCGGGAAATCATATGA
- a CDS encoding ABC transporter permease gives MITIRNLRKTYQMGKVEVRALDGISLSVKQGEYVAITGASGSGKSTLMHILGLLDVPDDGTFEIDGTDVTKFSENELAAFRNRVMGFVFQQFNLLKRTSALENAALPLIYARNGRRQDVAREKLELVGLGNRMSHHTNELSGGQQQRVAIARALVNHPSIIFADEPTGNLDSKSAKEIMQVMSELHAQGLTIILVTHDSDVANHAQRIIEIRDGKILSDTPNPDAPKVPENVPSKNSSKVRKTSVFQSLREGEVLLRQSLRSLLSNKVRTALSALGIMIGVAAVIAVVALATGAKKSIEDQLSQLGTNLLMLMPERRMSGGVRQASGSVSRLEEEDTKAIREQVPHVSYASSTVSGNAQLKAGNKNWNCRVEGVDPEYEIMRSNQPQLGRFFTEAEMRNRSRVCVLGLTPVKELFGGANPVGQQVKINRQTFTVIGVLPEKGSSGFRDYDDTAIIPSTTAMRRLFGKTYVDRIEIQVDESDNLEQAQKDILALMAHRHRTGTRENPFDIRDMTEIQETVSSTGDVLSILLSGIASIALVVGGIGIMNIMLVSVTERTREIGLRKALGARGQDIMMQFLIEALIISFFGGFLGVLLGVAASLITEKTSGLEVLITQNSIILAFVFSAVIGIVFGIWPARKAARLNPIEALRYE, from the coding sequence ATGATTACGATCAGAAATCTTCGCAAAACCTATCAAATGGGCAAAGTGGAAGTCCGCGCGCTCGACGGGATTTCCCTTTCGGTCAAACAGGGTGAATACGTCGCCATTACGGGCGCGTCCGGGTCCGGAAAATCAACCCTGATGCATATTCTGGGCCTGCTTGATGTCCCGGATGATGGAACCTTTGAGATCGACGGAACGGACGTCACAAAATTTTCAGAAAATGAACTGGCCGCATTCCGAAACCGGGTGATGGGATTTGTTTTCCAGCAGTTCAACCTGCTGAAACGAACGAGCGCTCTGGAAAATGCGGCCTTGCCGCTGATTTATGCCCGCAACGGCCGGCGCCAGGATGTCGCGCGGGAAAAGCTGGAGCTGGTCGGGCTGGGCAACCGGATGTCGCACCACACCAACGAGCTCTCCGGCGGACAGCAGCAGCGCGTGGCCATTGCCCGGGCTCTGGTGAATCATCCTTCCATTATTTTTGCCGACGAGCCGACCGGAAACCTCGACTCCAAAAGTGCGAAGGAAATTATGCAGGTAATGAGCGAGCTGCACGCACAGGGGCTCACGATCATTCTGGTAACTCACGACTCGGATGTGGCGAATCACGCTCAGCGCATTATTGAAATCAGGGATGGGAAAATCCTGTCAGACACACCGAATCCTGATGCACCGAAGGTGCCGGAAAATGTTCCGTCCAAGAATTCTTCCAAGGTTCGGAAAACATCCGTTTTTCAATCGCTGCGCGAAGGTGAAGTCTTGTTGAGGCAGTCGCTCCGATCCCTGCTGTCCAACAAGGTGCGGACCGCGCTTTCCGCTCTGGGAATTATGATCGGAGTAGCGGCGGTTATTGCGGTGGTGGCTCTGGCAACCGGCGCCAAAAAGTCGATTGAAGATCAGCTTTCGCAGCTGGGAACCAACCTGCTGATGCTGATGCCGGAACGACGCATGTCCGGCGGAGTCCGGCAGGCGTCGGGAAGCGTGTCGCGACTGGAAGAGGAAGATACCAAGGCCATTCGCGAGCAGGTGCCGCATGTCAGCTATGCCAGCTCCACGGTCAGCGGCAATGCGCAGCTGAAGGCCGGCAACAAAAACTGGAACTGCCGCGTGGAAGGAGTGGATCCGGAATACGAGATTATGCGTTCCAACCAGCCGCAGCTCGGCCGGTTTTTCACGGAAGCGGAAATGCGTAACCGGTCCCGGGTCTGCGTGCTTGGGCTGACTCCTGTGAAAGAACTGTTTGGTGGAGCCAACCCGGTTGGGCAACAGGTTAAAATCAACCGTCAGACGTTTACAGTGATCGGTGTGCTTCCGGAAAAAGGAAGCAGCGGCTTCCGGGACTATGACGACACAGCCATTATTCCGTCCACGACCGCCATGCGCCGCCTGTTTGGTAAAACATATGTCGACCGGATTGAAATCCAGGTCGATGAATCGGACAATCTGGAACAGGCACAGAAGGACATCCTTGCGCTGATGGCCCATCGCCACCGGACCGGCACCCGCGAAAATCCGTTTGATATTCGCGACATGACCGAAATTCAGGAAACCGTTTCTTCCACGGGGGACGTTTTGTCGATTCTTCTCTCTGGAATTGCCTCCATCGCACTGGTGGTTGGAGGGATCGGCATTATGAATATAATGCTGGTATCGGTCACCGAGCGAACCCGGGAAATCGGCCTGCGCAAAGCGCTCGGCGCACGCGGGCAGGATATTATGATGCAGTTTCTGATCGAAGCGCTGATTATCAGCTTCTTCGGCGGATTCCTCGGCGTTCTTCTCGGTGTCGCTGCCAGTCTGATTACGGAAAAAACCAGTGGACTGGAAGTGCTGATTACCCAGAACTCCATCATCCTCGCATTTGTGTTTTCCGCAGTCATCGGCATTGTTTTCGGCATCTGGCCGGCCCGCAAAGCCGCCCGGCTCAACCCGATTGAAGCCTTGCGATATGAATAG
- a CDS encoding MGDG synthase family glycosyltransferase — protein sequence MNGQYRVLILSVSAGTGHLRAAEALEKTARTHPEVGEVMHVDALQHTNKVFRRFYGQFYIDLVKSAPVVLGWFYNSQDEPWKTEKMRLMLDRMNTGPLVRKIKNFKPDITICTHFLPAEILSHLMKREKIETHLALTITDYHAHAMWLSRVVHHYFVGNEESKMQLQAIGYPPEAVTLSGIPIDPVFAEQRDRDELRRQYGIRRDLPLLLVSAGALGVSSAERIVEVLNTVTSSIQVVVICGKNEKLRQTILSQVEGCPAACAQCSCSTPGQRFSIRVLGYTNEMHDWMKLSDLYIGKPGGLTTVEALSCGLPMVIYQPIPGQEERNSDFLLENGAAVKCNNLATMAYKIDMLLKNPERMAKMRRRAAALGYPNAASTIIQKLVDEYNTGEAIRILRPRKRDEMKKKINSIKEKIKND from the coding sequence ATGAACGGTCAATACAGGGTTCTGATCCTTTCTGTCAGCGCCGGAACTGGGCACCTGAGGGCCGCCGAAGCTTTGGAAAAAACAGCTCGCACGCATCCGGAGGTCGGCGAGGTGATGCACGTGGACGCCCTGCAGCACACCAACAAGGTGTTCCGCCGGTTTTACGGCCAGTTTTACATTGATCTGGTAAAAAGCGCCCCGGTTGTGCTGGGATGGTTCTATAACTCACAGGATGAGCCGTGGAAAACAGAAAAAATGAGGCTGATGCTCGACCGGATGAACACCGGCCCGTTGGTTCGGAAGATCAAAAATTTCAAGCCGGACATCACCATCTGCACCCATTTCCTGCCGGCGGAAATTCTGTCGCACCTGATGAAACGGGAAAAAATCGAAACCCATCTGGCTCTGACCATCACGGATTACCACGCGCACGCCATGTGGCTCTCTCGGGTTGTTCACCACTATTTTGTCGGAAATGAAGAGTCCAAAATGCAGCTCCAGGCCATCGGCTACCCGCCGGAGGCGGTGACACTTTCCGGGATTCCGATTGATCCGGTTTTCGCCGAACAGCGTGACCGCGATGAACTGCGTAGACAATACGGAATTCGCCGGGATCTGCCCCTGTTGCTCGTTTCCGCCGGAGCTCTCGGGGTCAGTTCGGCTGAGCGAATTGTCGAAGTGCTCAATACGGTAACCAGTTCCATACAGGTGGTGGTAATTTGCGGAAAAAATGAAAAGCTGCGACAAACGATCCTCAGTCAGGTGGAGGGCTGCCCGGCAGCTTGTGCTCAGTGCTCCTGTTCTACGCCTGGCCAGCGGTTCAGCATTCGTGTCCTCGGCTATACCAACGAAATGCACGACTGGATGAAGCTGTCGGATCTGTACATCGGAAAACCGGGCGGACTGACCACGGTCGAAGCTCTGAGCTGCGGATTGCCAATGGTGATTTATCAGCCCATTCCCGGCCAGGAGGAGCGCAACAGCGATTTCCTTCTTGAAAACGGAGCTGCGGTCAAATGCAATAACCTTGCCACGATGGCCTATAAGATCGATATGCTGCTGAAAAATCCGGAGCGCATGGCCAAGATGAGGCGCCGTGCCGCCGCACTGGGCTACCCGAATGCCGCGTCGACAATTATTCAGAAGCTGGTCGACGAATATAACACCGGTGAGGCCATTCGGATTCTCCGCCCGCGCAAACGGGACGAAATGAAGAAAAAGATCAATTCGATCAAAGAGAAGATCAAAAACGATTAA
- a CDS encoding efflux RND transporter periplasmic adaptor subunit, with translation MKKTIFWFIVLLILAGGGYYRHKSLTQQAVSGPAYDTATVERRDLRTTVESTGEVEPRNRLKVISPIAGRLEKLLVDEGDSVEKGQILGWVSSTERATLLDAALAKSQKELEYWQELYNPTPLISPLGGTIIARDFEPGQTISSSDSIVVIADDLIVVANLDETDIGQIQVGQTVEVTLEAYPEKTFPCVVEKIAYNAKTISNVTMYEVDVRPVNLPSFARSGMTANLEVIIEERKNALTLPASAIQQKAVQSSAPAASGESGGGNLREHLQSMNPDERKAAIVKRMRERGLSDTEIQERLQRFAGGGPGEGSGAMRPGGTKAPTHRAPAVAEQSYVLTGSMVSPTETAVETGVSDGTYIEITKGLKEGDRVLIPKISLGSGKTNGGSLFMPRPRSGGSRR, from the coding sequence ATGAAAAAGACAATATTCTGGTTTATCGTTCTGCTGATTCTGGCCGGAGGCGGCTATTACCGGCACAAAAGCCTCACTCAGCAAGCCGTAAGCGGGCCTGCATACGACACCGCCACGGTCGAGCGCCGCGACCTGCGAACGACCGTGGAATCCACCGGCGAGGTGGAGCCGCGCAACCGGCTGAAAGTGATCTCCCCGATTGCCGGACGACTCGAAAAACTGCTGGTTGATGAAGGCGATTCCGTTGAAAAAGGACAGATTCTCGGATGGGTGAGCTCGACCGAACGCGCCACCCTGCTCGATGCCGCGCTCGCAAAAAGCCAGAAAGAACTGGAATACTGGCAGGAGCTGTATAACCCCACACCGCTGATTTCCCCGCTGGGAGGAACCATTATCGCCCGGGATTTTGAGCCCGGGCAGACAATCAGCTCCAGCGATTCCATCGTTGTGATTGCCGACGACCTGATTGTGGTCGCCAATCTGGATGAAACCGATATCGGCCAGATCCAGGTCGGCCAGACGGTGGAAGTGACTCTGGAAGCCTACCCCGAAAAAACATTCCCATGCGTCGTGGAAAAGATTGCTTACAACGCCAAAACGATCAGCAACGTGACCATGTATGAGGTGGATGTGCGCCCGGTGAATCTGCCTTCTTTTGCCCGCAGCGGCATGACGGCCAATCTGGAGGTCATTATTGAAGAACGCAAAAACGCCCTGACGCTGCCCGCATCTGCCATTCAGCAGAAGGCTGTACAGAGTTCCGCTCCTGCTGCCTCCGGAGAGAGCGGCGGTGGAAACCTCCGGGAACACTTGCAAAGCATGAACCCGGACGAACGCAAGGCCGCCATCGTAAAGCGGATGCGTGAGCGCGGACTTTCGGATACGGAAATTCAGGAACGTCTCCAGCGTTTTGCCGGCGGCGGTCCGGGCGAAGGATCGGGAGCGATGCGCCCCGGCGGAACAAAGGCGCCCACCCACAGAGCCCCGGCAGTTGCTGAGCAGTCGTATGTACTGACCGGCAGCATGGTCAGTCCGACAGAGACTGCAGTTGAAACTGGGGTCTCGGACGGCACTTACATCGAAATCACCAAAGGACTGAAAGAAGGCGACCGCGTACTGATTCCGAAGATCAGCCTCGGATCGGGCAAAACCAACGGCGGAAGTTTGTTCATGCCCAGACCGCGCAGCGGAGGATCGCGTAGATGA
- a CDS encoding C-GCAxxG-C-C family (seleno)protein, translating to MEPLKKTEQLIETGFFSDRDFNCAESVLAAANKTYGWELPHDALKLASGFGGGVGGQELLCGALSGGVMALGKLFVQDRAHESNLIKTIIQEYFDLFEKEMGSNECAPLKEMHRTESEGCLQVIQASTRCLDRIVEKYQAQLNGS from the coding sequence ATGGAACCGTTGAAGAAAACAGAACAGCTCATTGAAACAGGATTCTTTTCCGACAGGGATTTCAACTGTGCAGAAAGCGTTCTGGCGGCAGCAAACAAAACCTATGGCTGGGAACTGCCGCATGATGCGCTGAAGCTGGCATCCGGGTTCGGCGGAGGAGTCGGCGGACAGGAACTGCTGTGCGGCGCACTGAGCGGCGGCGTAATGGCATTGGGCAAACTGTTCGTTCAGGACCGGGCGCATGAATCGAATCTGATCAAAACCATTATTCAGGAATATTTCGACCTGTTTGAAAAAGAAATGGGATCCAACGAATGCGCTCCGCTCAAGGAAATGCACCGGACAGAATCTGAGGGCTGCCTGCAGGTAATTCAGGCCAGTACCCGCTGTCTCGACCGGATTGTTGAGAAATATCAGGCCCAATTGAACGGTTCATAG